The Cellulomonas sp. P24 genome contains a region encoding:
- a CDS encoding zinc-dependent alcohol dehydrogenase family protein, which yields MPRPHPSPGEVLVRITSSGVNPLDVKIAAGAADHAQPTLPTILGLDLAGVVVQVGADVHDLRPGDEVYGMTGGVGGIPGSLAEYAAVDATLLARTPATLTAIQAAALPLVFITAWEGLVDRADVREGQRVLVHGGAGGVGHVAIQIARARGARVYATGSAGQLEVIDALGAAPIDYRRTPVADYVAAHTGGEGFDVVYDTVGGATLDASFTAVRRYAGHVVSSLGWGTHSLAPLSFRGATYSGVFTLAPLLTGRGRAHHGEILREATALAEAGDLTPIVDARVFLLDDAPEAHRLIETGGGAGKLVVRVRS from the coding sequence GCTGGTCCGCATCACCTCGAGCGGCGTGAACCCGCTGGACGTGAAGATCGCTGCGGGCGCCGCCGACCATGCCCAGCCGACGCTGCCCACCATCCTCGGACTCGACCTGGCTGGTGTCGTCGTCCAGGTCGGTGCCGACGTCCACGACCTTCGGCCCGGCGACGAGGTGTACGGCATGACCGGGGGCGTCGGGGGCATCCCCGGCAGCCTCGCCGAGTACGCCGCAGTCGACGCCACCTTGTTGGCCCGCACGCCGGCGACCCTCACGGCGATCCAGGCTGCCGCTCTTCCGCTGGTGTTCATCACCGCCTGGGAAGGGCTGGTCGATCGGGCGGACGTCCGCGAGGGACAGCGGGTCCTGGTGCACGGTGGCGCGGGCGGCGTCGGGCACGTCGCGATCCAGATCGCCCGAGCCCGGGGCGCACGGGTCTACGCGACCGGAAGTGCCGGACAGCTCGAGGTCATCGACGCGCTCGGTGCCGCCCCGATCGACTACCGGAGGACGCCGGTGGCCGACTACGTCGCGGCACACACCGGCGGCGAGGGCTTCGACGTCGTCTACGACACCGTCGGCGGGGCGACGCTGGACGCCTCGTTCACCGCGGTGCGCCGATACGCGGGGCACGTCGTGAGCAGCCTGGGCTGGGGAACCCACAGCCTCGCCCCGTTGTCCTTCCGCGGTGCCACCTACTCCGGCGTGTTCACCCTCGCGCCGCTGCTGACCGGTCGGGGCCGCGCTCACCACGGCGAGATCCTCCGCGAGGCCACGGCCCTTGCCGAGGCAGGCGACCTCACCCCAATTGTCGACGCACGAGTCTTCTTGCTCGACGACGCCCCCGAGGCCCACCGGCTCATCGAGACCGGCGGAGGCGCAGGGAAGCTGGTCGTCCGCGTCCGGAGCTGA
- a CDS encoding LysM peptidoglycan-binding domain-containing protein, translated as MRYIAASEFREVQTVCRLDAGVDAWQVSGIRNVARSDPRSRVVDLAFYTCLAQYPVVESRTGTAQCAPGTLLAAVDTGPSTGAEGAVTIDALGAPASYTVATGDTLSQIAERFGLAACGNAQWQLVQRNPYTANDTNVFVGDSLILVQ; from the coding sequence GTGCGCTACATCGCCGCGTCCGAGTTCCGTGAAGTCCAGACCGTGTGCCGGTTGGACGCGGGTGTCGACGCCTGGCAGGTCAGCGGGATCCGGAACGTGGCACGGTCCGATCCGAGGTCGAGAGTGGTGGATCTTGCGTTCTACACCTGCTTGGCCCAGTACCCCGTTGTCGAGAGTCGGACGGGCACAGCACAGTGCGCGCCCGGCACGCTTCTCGCTGCGGTCGATACGGGTCCGTCAACAGGTGCGGAAGGAGCGGTCACGATCGATGCACTCGGCGCGCCTGCCTCGTACACGGTCGCCACGGGCGACACCCTCAGCCAGATCGCGGAGCGATTCGGGCTCGCGGCGTGCGGCAACGCCCAGTGGCAGCTGGTGCAGCGGAATCCCTACACGGCTAACGACACGAACGTCTTCGTCGGAGATTCCCTGATTCTCGTCCAGTAG
- a CDS encoding RNA polymerase sigma-70 factor has product MTHPAGGRGGSGISGTETFESLRPLLFSIAYRMLSSVTDAEDVVQEAFVRFQQAQADGVTIASPKAYLSSVVTRLSIDQLRSARHRREAYVGQWLPAPLLTDEAHDPADLVEQVDTLSMAFLLVLERLNPVERAVFLLHDVFAYPYDEISEIVGKTEANSRQLAARARQHVRAEKPRFEASAEQRDALASQFFDALRDGDVDGLVSMLAANVVTYGDGGGKAPQWARPVVGAGRVGRLFAALSDEIRRHRIRIEPHAVNGQPGAIMRTPAGEIVNVFVLDITDGKVQTIRSVINPDKLGHLGPVADVRALRAQDRQHTDTTEDRKEHA; this is encoded by the coding sequence GTGACTCACCCCGCGGGAGGACGCGGGGGCTCGGGGATCTCCGGCACGGAGACCTTCGAGTCGCTGCGTCCACTGCTGTTCTCGATCGCCTACCGGATGCTGTCGAGCGTCACTGACGCCGAAGACGTGGTCCAGGAGGCGTTCGTCCGCTTCCAGCAGGCACAGGCAGACGGTGTCACGATCGCCTCCCCCAAGGCCTATCTCTCGTCGGTCGTGACGCGGCTGTCCATCGACCAGCTCCGTTCGGCACGCCACCGGCGAGAGGCCTACGTCGGACAGTGGCTGCCAGCACCGCTGCTGACCGACGAGGCGCACGACCCCGCCGACCTGGTCGAGCAGGTCGATACGCTTTCCATGGCCTTCCTTCTCGTTCTCGAGCGGCTCAACCCGGTCGAGCGCGCCGTCTTCCTGCTACACGACGTCTTCGCCTATCCCTACGACGAGATCTCCGAGATCGTCGGCAAGACCGAGGCCAACAGCAGGCAGTTGGCGGCACGCGCCAGGCAGCACGTCCGTGCCGAGAAGCCCCGCTTCGAGGCCTCCGCGGAGCAGCGCGACGCCTTGGCCAGCCAGTTCTTCGACGCGCTCAGAGACGGGGACGTCGACGGCCTGGTCTCGATGCTCGCCGCGAACGTGGTCACCTACGGCGACGGCGGTGGCAAGGCACCGCAGTGGGCCCGGCCCGTCGTAGGGGCAGGGCGCGTCGGTCGGCTGTTCGCCGCGTTGAGCGACGAGATCCGACGACACCGGATCCGGATCGAGCCGCACGCGGTCAACGGCCAGCCGGGCGCGATCATGCGTACTCCCGCAGGGGAGATCGTCAACGTCTTCGTCCTCGACATCACCGACGGCAAGGTGCAGACGATCCGATCGGTCATCAACCCCGACAAGCTGGGCCACCTCGGTCCCGTCGCCGACGTCCGCGCCCTTCGCGCCCAGGACCGGCAACACACGGACACAACCGAAGACCGCAAGGAGCACGCATGA
- a CDS encoding helix-turn-helix domain-containing protein, producing the protein MLAAGYTVSSAAVRSGFGSAEALRRVFTHRLGMSPSAYRAQARA; encoded by the coding sequence CTGCTCGCCGCCGGGTACACCGTGTCCTCGGCTGCCGTCCGGAGCGGGTTCGGCAGTGCAGAGGCCCTCCGACGCGTCTTCACCCACCGCCTCGGCATGTCTCCCAGCGCCTACCGCGCCCAGGCACGCGCCTGA
- a CDS encoding MCP four helix bundle domain-containing protein produces MIGLLALVAVGAGILGIVEMSGMMRDTDHLMAVQSDLMVPMETIDAHQGLAQAYVAQLAAAGSSASKAAWKQKMAENDKVIQDAIAAFGATEGATLPSWTTYISDRDKWLAARDGQLVPAAMSNDLTTYDSVVSNVSQPIVDALKGDIDALQGEVKAISDSVNANSDSNFAKAKVILISGLAIALMVVITLALLTTNAITRGVARVKESPRSTGAG; encoded by the coding sequence GTGATCGGGCTGCTGGCGCTGGTAGCGGTCGGGGCCGGCATCCTGGGAATCGTAGAGATGTCGGGCATGATGAGGGACACCGACCACCTCATGGCTGTCCAGTCCGACCTCATGGTGCCGATGGAGACAATTGACGCGCATCAGGGGCTTGCGCAGGCTTATGTCGCCCAGCTGGCGGCGGCGGGATCGTCCGCTTCCAAGGCCGCCTGGAAGCAGAAGATGGCCGAGAACGACAAGGTGATCCAGGACGCCATCGCCGCCTTCGGGGCGACAGAGGGTGCGACGCTGCCGAGCTGGACGACGTACATCTCGGATCGGGACAAGTGGCTCGCCGCCCGTGATGGCCAGCTGGTCCCAGCGGCAATGTCGAATGACCTCACGACCTACGACTCGGTCGTCTCGAACGTCAGCCAGCCGATAGTCGACGCCCTGAAGGGTGACATCGACGCCCTGCAGGGCGAGGTGAAGGCGATCTCCGACAGCGTCAACGCCAACTCGGACTCCAACTTCGCCAAGGCGAAAGTCATCCTCATCAGCGGACTCGCGATCGCGCTGATGGTCGTGATCACTCTGGCGCTGCTGACGACCAACGCCATCACGCGCGGCGTCGCCCGCGTGAAGGAGTCCCCTCGAAGCACTGGCGCGGGGTGA
- a CDS encoding methyl-accepting chemotaxis protein, which translates to MAQALVVAQDALRGVVSGVVETAGTVASAAEELSVSSSQVSAGSVETSVQAGVVAAAAEQVSRNVQAVAAGAEQMGASIREIAQNANEAARVAGQATGVAAATNETVVKLGVSSQEIGNVVKVITSIAEQTNLLALNATIEAARAGEAGKGFAVVAGEVKELAQETARATEDIARRVAAIQSDTAGAVRAIGEISSIIASINDFQLTIASAVEEQTATTNEMSRGVAEAAAGSGEIAVNITGVASAADSSAQVLGQMGDAVTELARLSTDLRTRMATFTY; encoded by the coding sequence ATGGCTCAGGCGTTGGTGGTGGCGCAGGATGCGTTGCGGGGTGTGGTGTCGGGGGTGGTGGAGACGGCGGGGACGGTGGCGTCGGCGGCGGAGGAGTTGTCGGTGAGTTCGTCTCAGGTGTCGGCGGGGTCGGTGGAGACGAGTGTGCAGGCGGGGGTGGTGGCGGCTGCGGCGGAGCAGGTGAGTAGGAATGTGCAGGCGGTGGCGGCGGGGGCGGAGCAGATGGGGGCGTCGATCCGGGAGATTGCGCAGAATGCGAATGAGGCGGCGCGGGTGGCGGGTCAGGCCACGGGGGTGGCGGCTGCGACCAATGAGACGGTGGTGAAGTTGGGGGTGAGTTCGCAGGAGATCGGGAACGTGGTGAAGGTGATCACGAGCATTGCGGAGCAGACGAATCTGTTGGCGCTGAATGCGACGATCGAGGCGGCTCGTGCGGGTGAGGCGGGTAAGGGGTTTGCGGTGGTGGCTGGTGAGGTCAAGGAGTTGGCGCAGGAGACGGCGCGGGCTACGGAGGACATTGCGCGTCGGGTGGCGGCGATCCAGTCTGATACGGCCGGTGCGGTGCGGGCGATCGGGGAGATCAGTTCGATCATCGCGAGCATCAATGACTTCCAGCTGACGATCGCGAGCGCGGTGGAGGAGCAGACGGCCACGACGAACGAGATGAGTCGTGGGGTGGCGGAGGCGGCGGCGGGGTCGGGGGAGATCGCGGTGAACATCACCGGGGTGGCCTCGGCTGCCGATTCCAGTGCGCAGGTGCTGGGGCAGATGGGTGACGCGGTGACCGAGCTGGCCCGGTTGTCCACCGACCTACGCACCCGCATGGCCACCTTCACCTACTGA
- a CDS encoding NAD(P)-dependent oxidoreductase: MRVFVAGGTGAIGRRLVPQLVAHGHQVTASTRSAAKLDELRALGADPVVMDGLDASSVGEMVARAEPDVVVHQMTALAGNPDLRRFDRWFATTNRLRIEGTEHLLAAAEAAGVTRFVAQSYTGWSNTRTGGPIKTEDDPYDADPAEHQRESIKGLQFLDRVVPSASMEGVVLRYGNFYGPGATEAVVELIRKRQMPIIGDGAGVWSFIHLDDAAAATVAAVEHGRRGIYNLTDDDPAPVATWLPYLAEQVGAKKPMRVPVWLGRLAAGDVAVRWMTEGRGSSNAKAKRKLNWQPRWSSWRDGFRHGLTDPATGGTAPSSAPGSVGRGEAAR; encoded by the coding sequence ATGCGTGTATTCGTGGCTGGAGGGACAGGTGCCATCGGCCGGAGGCTGGTTCCTCAGCTGGTCGCACACGGCCACCAGGTGACTGCCTCAACCCGGAGCGCGGCCAAGCTGGACGAGCTCAGGGCGTTGGGTGCTGATCCGGTGGTCATGGACGGGTTGGACGCTTCGTCGGTCGGGGAGATGGTCGCGCGTGCGGAACCCGACGTGGTCGTGCACCAGATGACCGCTCTGGCCGGGAACCCGGACCTGCGCAGGTTCGACCGGTGGTTCGCGACCACGAACCGGCTGCGGATCGAAGGCACGGAGCACCTGCTGGCGGCAGCCGAGGCAGCGGGGGTGACCCGGTTCGTCGCGCAGAGCTACACCGGCTGGTCGAACACCCGCACCGGTGGCCCGATCAAGACCGAGGACGACCCCTACGACGCGGACCCGGCCGAGCACCAGAGGGAGTCGATCAAGGGGCTCCAGTTCCTCGACCGGGTGGTGCCCTCGGCCTCGATGGAGGGTGTCGTGCTGCGCTACGGCAACTTCTACGGCCCCGGCGCGACCGAGGCGGTGGTTGAGCTGATCCGCAAGCGGCAGATGCCGATCATTGGCGACGGCGCCGGTGTCTGGTCCTTCATCCACCTCGACGACGCCGCCGCTGCGACGGTGGCAGCCGTGGAGCACGGTCGACGCGGGATCTACAACCTCACCGACGACGACCCCGCCCCGGTCGCCACCTGGCTTCCCTATCTCGCCGAGCAGGTCGGGGCGAAGAAGCCGATGCGGGTGCCGGTCTGGCTGGGCCGGTTGGCTGCGGGCGACGTTGCGGTCCGTTGGATGACCGAAGGCCGCGGCTCGTCCAACGCGAAGGCCAAGCGCAAGCTCAACTGGCAGCCGCGGTGGAGCAGCTGGCGCGACGGCTTCCGCCACGGTCTCACCGACCCGGCGACCGGCGGCACGGCCCCCAGTTCCGCCCCCGGGTCGGTTGGCCGCGGGGAGGCGGCCAGGTGA
- a CDS encoding SigE family RNA polymerase sigma factor, producing MTGETPEESDVHVAIVGADRDAEFSAFVEHAGAHLGRTAWLLCGDVHRAEELVQQALIRTYMAWPRARETDPLAYSRRVLANLRIDSWRKHRREVLTSPDEMPDGFARSGADQHADRDMLVRALRELSPQRRRVVVLRYLMDLPEEDVARDLRISVGTVKSTASRGLAQLRTLMGDTDTSYREPIEPNMPTAGR from the coding sequence GTGACTGGCGAGACCCCCGAGGAGAGTGATGTCCACGTAGCCATCGTCGGGGCAGACCGGGATGCGGAGTTCTCGGCGTTCGTCGAGCACGCCGGAGCCCACCTCGGGCGTACCGCGTGGCTTCTGTGCGGCGACGTGCATCGCGCGGAGGAGCTCGTTCAGCAGGCGCTGATCCGTACCTACATGGCGTGGCCCCGCGCCCGCGAGACGGACCCGTTGGCCTACTCACGGCGGGTCTTGGCGAACCTTCGGATCGACAGCTGGCGCAAACACCGCCGAGAGGTGCTCACGTCACCTGACGAGATGCCTGACGGGTTCGCGCGCTCCGGGGCCGACCAGCATGCGGACCGCGACATGCTCGTGCGGGCGCTCAGAGAGCTCAGCCCGCAGCGTCGGCGCGTGGTCGTCCTGCGTTATCTCATGGACCTCCCCGAGGAGGACGTCGCCAGGGACCTGAGGATCTCAGTCGGCACGGTGAAGTCGACGGCCTCGCGTGGTCTGGCCCAGCTCCGGACCCTCATGGGGGACACCGACACGAGCTATCGCGAGCCGATCGAGCCGAACATGCCGACCGCAGGTCGTTGA
- a CDS encoding GlxA family transcriptional regulator, whose translation MSAPHTGVPARSHRVGILVHDGVTMIDVAGPVDVFGHANALGGRYEVAIVSPDGTDATTSAGMRLAVSGRAVDAGPFDTVLIPGAYNMIDTPFDPLLLEATRHLVTHAGRVTSVCTGSFLLAEVGLLDGRRATTHWRQVATFARRYPTVDVQLDALYVRDGSILTSAGVSSGIDLSLALVEDDLGVKVARDVAQAMVVFMQRSGGQSQFSAPSRNHVGRDRPLRPLLDAIAADPAEEYTVARMSRIAAVSPRQLTRFFHDEIGTTPARYVELVRL comes from the coding sequence GTGAGCGCGCCGCACACGGGAGTACCAGCACGGAGCCATCGCGTCGGGATCCTGGTCCACGACGGCGTCACGATGATCGACGTCGCCGGACCTGTCGACGTCTTCGGCCACGCGAACGCGCTCGGCGGTCGCTACGAGGTCGCGATCGTCTCTCCGGACGGCACCGATGCGACGACCTCGGCCGGGATGCGGCTGGCAGTGAGCGGGAGGGCCGTCGACGCCGGTCCCTTCGACACGGTGCTGATCCCCGGCGCCTACAACATGATCGACACCCCGTTCGATCCGCTGCTGCTCGAGGCGACCAGGCACCTGGTCACCCATGCGGGACGGGTGACGTCGGTCTGCACGGGATCGTTCCTCCTGGCCGAGGTGGGGTTGCTGGACGGTCGTCGTGCGACCACGCACTGGCGACAGGTGGCGACGTTCGCGCGCCGCTACCCGACGGTCGACGTCCAGCTCGATGCGCTGTACGTACGGGACGGCTCCATCCTCACCTCGGCAGGGGTCAGCTCGGGGATCGACCTGTCATTGGCGTTGGTGGAGGACGACCTCGGGGTGAAGGTCGCCCGCGACGTCGCCCAGGCCATGGTCGTGTTCATGCAACGGTCCGGCGGGCAGTCGCAGTTCTCCGCCCCCTCGCGCAACCATGTCGGTCGCGACCGCCCCCTGCGCCCGCTGCTCGACGCGATCGCCGCAGATCCCGCCGAGGAGTACACGGTGGCGAGGATGTCGAGGATCGCGGCGGTGAGCCCGCGACAGCTCACCAGGTTCTTCCACGACGAGATCGGCACGACGCCGGCGCGCTACGTCGAGCTGGTCCGCCTCTAG
- a CDS encoding iron transporter — protein sequence MSTSTPPMDPGTSEATARQLELARAQGRAYRAALDHMTSDVAHDGGHTTVADYLVGYAIEEAEGMYALEDGNLLWRNPGEANTHVEVVVCDAADGRFVPGLDVTVTLVTPDGRELGPHTQDMVWHPMMYHYARNWTLPADGEYILRVHIEPPTFMRHDEVNGRRFTAAVDVEFTGVSITRGAEPVDPPA from the coding sequence TTGAGCACCTCGACACCACCGATGGATCCGGGGACCTCGGAGGCCACGGCCCGCCAGCTCGAGCTGGCCCGGGCGCAGGGCCGGGCGTATCGCGCCGCCCTGGACCACATGACGAGCGATGTCGCCCACGACGGTGGGCACACCACCGTGGCGGACTACCTGGTCGGGTACGCGATCGAAGAGGCCGAGGGGATGTACGCCCTGGAGGACGGCAACCTCCTCTGGCGTAACCCGGGCGAGGCGAACACGCACGTCGAGGTTGTCGTGTGCGACGCCGCGGACGGCCGATTCGTGCCCGGCCTGGACGTGACGGTGACCTTGGTGACGCCCGACGGGCGCGAGCTGGGACCTCACACCCAGGACATGGTGTGGCACCCGATGATGTATCACTACGCCCGCAACTGGACTCTGCCCGCAGACGGCGAGTACATCCTGCGTGTGCATATCGAGCCGCCGACGTTCATGCGTCACGACGAGGTCAACGGGCGCCGCTTCACCGCCGCCGTGGACGTCGAGTTCACCGGTGTCAGCATCACGCGCGGCGCCGAGCCCGTCGACCCGCCGGCGTGA